GTACCATTGTTCTCGGTAGTAATTTCAATACCAACATCGGCCCAGTCATTAGTAAGTTGTACATCACTAAAAAAATAACGGTAATAACGGCTTCCGCTATAATTGCCATAGAAGCCGACATATCCGTCATTTTGTTCAAGAAAAACGCCTGCCGCCCGGTATTCATTGGGTGAGTAATAGCTTAAAAAAGCCCGGGGATAGCTTCCTGCAGAATAGATTTTCATTGAAATGTTATAGGTGCTATAGCGAGATGTATTAGCGAAATAGGGTGAGGATATATACAGAGAGCTTGAACCTGAAGGTATTCTAAGTGACTGTGAACCAGATGCTGCTTGTGAGGTGGTTATTTCGAACGTTTCTGTATCGTCATAAGTCACCCAATCATTAACTGCCGAATAAGAGCCGGCATCAAAACCTTCTGACTCTTCAAAGCCATAAAAAATATCCAATGGTTGCTTAATATTTTCTGTCTTTCTCATTTTCAGGCTGGATGAGTAGGCCATTTCTCCATCCAATTTAATTTCTAAGTCGGAGTTGCCGGTATTCTCAATGATAATATCTCGTTTTGATACTCCGGAAGGGAAAACGGTATCAGCAATAGAAGTGGTGGTTAGAGTTAGCGAAGGAGGGTCAATAACGGTTTCCCGGTAGTCGGCAATCCAGTTTTTGGTTAATGTCATTGAAAGGGCATTATCTGCAGGTGCACCGGCTCCATTATAGGTTCCTGAAGCACTGTCTATATACGTAACCCTTGGATTGGAAAAGTAAGGAATTTCAGAGGAGTTAGAATCCCCATAGTGCATAACGGTATTGTAATTATTTCCGTCAGAGGCTTCAAAATAGTGCCCGGTTGAAAACTGGAACATAGCTCCAGATTTATCTGCTGCAGACGAACTTTGGGTTCGGCCATGGCCATTTCCAAAATTATGACCAATCTCATGCATCAACGTATAGCCAAAAGATAATTGTTGAACACGATTTACGGAATGACTGTAAACGGGAGAACCACCAATGTCATCAGGAACATAGCCCAGCCCGCCGGTATCTTGAATTGAGTCGACCAGAGCGACTAAGTCGGCTCCAAACTGGTCTCTCAGGCTGTGTATATCAACAGTGTCGGAGGTGTGGGTGCTTCCGGCGTACGTGTTATCAGCCATGTTCGACAACACATCTGAAGTGCTTGAAGCCGTCGGATCATCAATCTCTACATATCCCAAATAGCGGATTTTAAGGGGCAGAGCCGAGTTTTCTATAATGTCTTCTTTAAAATTCTCATTCAGGGCAAAGATTTCATCTATATCGTTTGTGACACTGTTGTTGGGTCCGGATGCCCAGGCTTTTGCTGAAGAGGTATAAAGAATCAGGACATCAACGGTGGTAGTATCAGAGAATTGATCGAGATCATAAACCGGGTTGGCATAATTCCCACCGGGGGAGGTGGTCTTTGCCATAGCGGCAGAGACGGATGTCATCTGATCAACTCCGCATGCATGAACTTCTTCACTGATCTCAAAAAACTGATAAGCTCCGTTCTCATAACGAAGCCGGTAAGGTTTACCTTCAAAATGCAATATCCCGGAGAGCTTGTCATCTTTAATCATTAGGTGGCTGTAGCTGTTCTTCCCATTCAGTGGATATCCGGATACACCTGTATAACCAAAATTAAGCTTCTTCCTCTTTTTAATGGTTTGAAAGTACTGTTGGCCATCAAACTCAAGCTCTAAGGTTTCTCCCTGTCTTATGGAATGAAGAATTCTCTGCTCTTTTACTTCCGCCGTGTATGTTGCTGCAACACCGATCTTGGCTTTGGTTTTTGTGAACGAGAAATCCTGTGCAAAGGTGG
The nucleotide sequence above comes from Gracilimonas sp.. Encoded proteins:
- a CDS encoding reprolysin-like metallopeptidase, whose product is MRSIVSFLFILSLSLFLSIPTFAQDFSFTKTKAKIGVAATYTAEVKEQRILHSIRQGETLELEFDGQQYFQTIKKRKKLNFGYTGVSGYPLNGKNSYSHLMIKDDKLSGILHFEGKPYRLRYENGAYQFFEISEEVHACGVDQMTSVSAAMAKTTSPGGNYANPVYDLDQFSDTTTVDVLILYTSSAKAWASGPNNSVTNDIDEIFALNENFKEDIIENSALPLKIRYLGYVEIDDPTASSTSDVLSNMADNTYAGSTHTSDTVDIHSLRDQFGADLVALVDSIQDTGGLGYVPDDIGGSPVYSHSVNRVQQLSFGYTLMHEIGHNFGNGHGRTQSSSAADKSGAMFQFSTGHYFEASDGNNYNTVMHYGDSNSSEIPYFSNPRVTYIDSASGTYNGAGAPADNALSMTLTKNWIADYRETVIDPPSLTLTTTSIADTVFPSGVSKRDIIIENTGNSDLEIKLDGEMAYSSSLKMRKTENIKQPLDIFYGFEESEGFDAGSYSAVNDWVTYDDTETFEITTSQAASGSQSLRIPSGSSSLYISSPYFANTSRYSTYNISMKIYSAGSYPRAFLSYYSPNEYRAAGVFLEQNDGYVGFYGNYSGSRYYRYFFSDVQLTNDWADVGIEITTENNGTVNYSYESIERTTTNVGYNIPARLEISLPSSSSYDIYVDDIHITAEDLYGPALTISDDRVTIRPGEKDTMTVTFYGNENDEGNYEGTIYLETNDPNNDSLTIPIDLRIDPNNLYSNDQFAIELTGEEGYRMLSAPTAINLKDFLEPLHTQGATNADVTTGSPNVWTWDETFAGSTNEGWTPVADLDTTIQTGDAFLMYVFDESVYGDSTSRGFPKLLTVEGSSSLSTTTLGTGSINQNADGYTLIGNPFPSTVDWDDILANTGSNKLNNPVYAYDVNSGSWKSYSSGVGDLTNGLIKPFQAFFVQSASTVSNDATLAFKSDDITTGGDFYGKSENLSYARFEVTGNQTGLTNSTYLLFKDGALSGKDPLDAVKMSPLAENYLLLSTIGENDLNFDINALPQFEQELSIPLNIQSNTSGNVQFSLTDTEGLSGVDFILRKGDWEQHIEPGKQIELDISSENSPQKNGFTLQNTGNEDNRYELILSKQQLVSIENPDVPTKFELLQNYPNPFNPSTSIQFGLPSARVVTVSVYNILGQQVALLVNEPMEAGFHTVKFEADQLSSGVYLFRLEAGEFVQTRKMLLMK